CGCCCACGGCTCGGTCGTCGAGCACCCGTGCTGGACATTCATCGTCACGGGGGCGGGGCGCGGTTTTTCGCACGAGCAGGTGCGGCACCGCACGGGGTGGGCCTACTCGCAGCTTTCGACCCGCTACTGCGATTTCGAGCGCGAAGAGGGGGAAGGCACGTGGGAGCCGGGGTTCGCGCTCCCGCCACTGGCGCAGTTGAGCGAGGAGGCGCGGAGGGCGATGGAAGAATCCCTCTCCCGGGCGCAGCGGGACTACGTCGAACTCCTCCGCCTCATCGAAGACGACCTCAAGGGCAGCAAGGCGTTTCAGAGAGAGCTTCAAAAGATTCCGGAGCGGGAACGCAAGCGGATGCTCCGCAAGGCGGCGCGCGGGGCGGCGCGCGACGTGCTCCCCGTGGCCACGGAAGCCATACTGGTGATGTCGGCGAACGCGCGCGCCCTCTGGAACTGCATCGCCCTGCGCGCCAACGAGCACGCCGAGGCGGTCATCCGCGACGTCTACGTGCAGATCGCGAAGATTATGGAGCACGAGATGCCCGCGCTCTTCCACGGCCTCCGGTACAAGAAGCTCTGGGATGGTTCCCTCGCGGTAGAGATGCCGCGGGATAAGCTCTAGGCGTCGGTTACTCGGTTACTCAGTTAGAACCGAAAAACCGAGAAACAGAGGAACAAAACCGCCGGACGGTTTCTGCGGGCGGAGGGCCGACGCGGCCTCTCTACTTCCCCTTGACGGAGCGCTGAAGTTCCTTGATCTTCCGGGCCACGTCGCGGTAACTGGTGTTGAGGCCGTAAACCTCCTCGTACATCCGGAAAGCCTCTTCGAGGTTCCCGCCCTGCTCCAACGCTATGGCTAGGTCGTAGCGCAGGCCCATGGCGTCGTCCTCCGAAAGGCCTTTCGCGTCGAGCCCCTTGCGATACCATTTGGCGGCTATGTCGGGAAGGCCCTTATCCAAGAAGCAAACCCCGAGCATGCTGCAACACTCCAGGGCGCGGGTCTGGTCGGGGTTCTTCGCCGCCACCTGGAATTCCGCGATGGCTTCGTCCACGAGGCCCATTTCCTTGTAGGCGATGCCGAGGTTGTAATGGGTCTCGTAATCCTCCTTGGCCACCTGCTTCTCGACGCCCTGCTTGAAGGCCGAGAAAAGCTCGTCGAGCTCCTCCTTGGACTGCTCTTTTTCCCCTTCGGCCCCCGTGAATTCCTCCTGAATCTCGGCGGCTAGGTCGAAAAATTCCTCGCCTCCGGCTTCCTCGCCCTCCCCCTCGAGGGCGTCGAGCTCTTCCATAACCTCAGCAATGGAAGGTTGAACGTCTTTCTTGGCCTCCTTCGCTGGAGGGGCGGGCTTTTTGCCCGGCGCGGAAGGAGCGGCCTTGGGCTTCGCCTTCGCGGGCTTTCGGGCCGCCGCGGGCTTGGGAGGTGCCTCCGAGGGAACAAGCTTGGCCAGCTTGTTTTTAACGCGCGGCTCGGCCGGATATTTTTCATCGAGCGTCTTGAGGAGCTTTAAGGCGTCGTCCTTAAAGCCCTGCGACAGATAGAAATCAGCCTCTTCGAGCGCTTCGTCAAGCGTCGGTTCGCGCTTTGCGGGCTGCGGCGTGGGAGCCTCCTCAACCGCCAGCTCTTCCACCTCGAACGACTGCGTGTCAAAGCTCTCGCCTTCCGCTTCCTCTTTGTCGTCGAGCTCTTCCACTCCCTCCTCGTCGTCAAGTCCTTCCACTTCGACTTCAATTGCCTCGTCGAGCTCGTCGAGTTCCTCGCCCTCCTCCTTGTCTTTCTCTTTGGCCTCGGCCGGAGGCGCGACCTCGACGCCCTGCAAGAGCGGGTGGTTGGGATCGATGTCGCGGGCATCGTTGAGGATATCCTCGGCGGCCTCGTCATCCCCAAGGTCGCGGAAGAGCTTTGACAGCTCAACGCATTCCTCCACCGCCTTGGGGCGGTTGCCCTGCTCGTTGTAGATGGCGAGGAGCTTGGTCCGAACCTCGATGTTGCGCGGAAACTGGGTTTTTGCAAATTGCAGCTTGTCGATGGCCTTGGCGATGAGGCCGTATTTGGTGAAGACGTCCGCTTCCGTGAGGAATTCCATAATCATGTCGTCTTCGCTCGCTAGGGCGGTTTCGATGTCGAGCGACTTCTGCGAGGAAGCCGGCGCCTCGGCGGACACTGCCTTCGGTTGCGCCGCCGCCAGGTCTTCGCCGCCCACTTCCATCGGCGCGGCATCTTTTCTGGAACGCGAGCGCACAAAACGCAGCCGCTCCTGATGCTGGGCGTTGTCCGGCTCCATCTCAAGAAGTTTCTGCAAAACGCGCTCCGCCCGGTCGAACTCGTTGAGCGCGATGTGGGCCTGCGCCTGCGCGTCGTAGGCGTTGACGGCGTGCGTCGTGTTGCCCATCTTCTGATAGAGCGTCGCCAGGAGCGAGAAGGCGTGCGGATTCTTGGAATAGCTGGACGTGAAACCCTCCATCAACCTGGCGACCTCGGCCAACTCGCCTCCCGCTTCCATCAGTCCCTCGGCCGCCGTGCGGTAGACCTCGAAAGCCTGGTCCGGATTGCCTTGGTTAAGGTAGAAGCGGCCCAGCTCCGTGAGGCCGCCCGTGCGCCCCGGCTCCTGCTGGTGCGCCTTGCGCAGAATTTCTTCCGCTTCCTCCACCCTTTTGGCGCGCAGGTAGGTGAGGCCGAGCTGCACCATAACCTCGGCGTTTTTCGGATTTTTTTTCAAGAGCTCCTGGAAGAGACCTACGGCGCTCTCGAAGTCTCCCTTCCCGGTGTACGCTTCTCCCAGGGCGCCGAGAAGCTTCGCGTTGGAGGCATCCAAGACGAGCCCCCGCTTAAAAACCTTGATGGCGCCGTCAAAGGAACCGGCCGAGAGCATCCCCTTGCCGACCTCGAGGTATTCGCGCACGGCATCCTCGACGCGCTTGCGGTCCCCGCAGAGGTCGGCCAGCTTGAGCCGGACCTTATGGTCGCCGGGGTCGAGGGTCTTAACCTTCTTGAGCACGTCGATGGCCTTGTCCTTCATCCCTCCCTCGGCACAGTGCTCGGCCACGGATACGTACTGCATCTTGGCCTCGTTGACGAATCCCTGCTGGGCCTGAATGTCGGCAAGCCGCAGGTTGTTTTCTATGGAGGAGGGATCGAGCTTGGTGACGCGCTTATAGACCGCGAGGGCCTTGACGGCGAAGCCTTTCTCGAGATAGATATCGCCCAGCTTCTTGTAGCACTTGATGGCTTCGGGGACCTTCTTGAGGCGGGAGTAAACGTCCCCCAGGGCGTTGAGGGCGGTTTCGTCCTTGGACTGCTGGGCGAGGAGCTTTTCGTACTCCTCGGCCGCGCTCTCAAACTTCCCCTTCAGGACAAGTTTCTGGGCGCCTTGAATGATCTTTTTTCGATCGATGGCCGCCATCAGCACCTACCTTCTCTTACTTGTGTTATATAGCACATGCGGGGGAAAAAGTCAAGGGCGGGCACAGGTTCAACATATACGCTTAGGGAAAGTGTTTGGGGCCTCCGCAGGAAAGAGTAACGCGGCCGGACGGGCCTAATCCGTGGAATGGACGCTTCCGCCGGAATCCCGTTTTGGCGGAGCTTTGGTGAGGGACTCTTTAGCCGCACGCGGGCTTGAATCCAGGAAAAAAGTGTGCTATTCAATGTGTCTCATGCCGCATAGGCTCGTAAAGCGAACCCGGGCGCCCTTTCCTTCTGCCTGGAGCGGATCGAGGGAAAGCGAGTCGGCCATGCCAGGGAGGCGTCTTCCGCATGGATAACGTCCGAGAACAATTGTTTCACGCGAACCCTTCCTTTCGCCGCCTGCACGAAGAACACCAAACCTGCGAGGCTCGCCTCGACGAACTCAAGAACCGCCCCAGACTGACCCCCGCGGAGCAGATGGAGGAAAAACAAATCAAAAAGAAAAAACTTTTCCTCAAAGACCGCATGGCGCAAATGGTGCTTGCTTATGAGCAGACTGGTGCGGTGCAAGAGAACGCATCCAAAGGATAGAAATGCGCTTGGCGAAAGAGGCATGGCCGTTTGTTGCCGTGGCGGCGGCTGGAAGCTTTATCGGGCTGGCCTTGGGGTTATACTCCGTGGGGATTCCGCTTGCTTTGCTCGCGGCGGCCGTGGCCTTCTTTTTTCGCGATCCCGAACGCCGCTTGCCTGAAGACGCCGACACCGTGGTTTCTCCCGCGGACGGAACCGTCGTCGAGTTCGTTCCGAAAGAAGGCGGCACGCACCAAATCGGTGTTTTCCTCGCTCCATGGAACGTTCACGTGAACCGCGTTCCCTACAACGGAAGCGTCTCGGCCGTGCGCTACCAGTCGGGAAAATTTCTCGCGGCGTTCCGCCAAGACGCCGGTCTGCGGAACGAACGGAATCGCGTGGAACTCGCCACGCCGCTGGGAACGATGGCTGTCACGCAGGTGGCGGGCTGGATTGCGCGGCGCATCGTCTGCCGTCTTAAAGAAGGGGACCGCGTCTCGCGAGGGGAGCGCATGGGCCTCATCCAGTTCGGCTCTCGTGTGGAGTGCGAACTCCCGCCGACTGTCACGCCCCTGGTGAAGGAGGGAGATGTCGTGCGCGGCGGCGAGACGGTGATCGGACGGGCGAAAGGAGGCGCGCCGTGAAGCCGCGCCGACGCCGTTTTTTCCGTCGGCGGTCGCTCAGGCCGAAGGAGATATACCTTCTCCCGACGACGTTTACGCTCCTCAACATGCTTTTCGGCTTTTCCGCCATTGTGGCGGCTACGCACGGGCGTTACTTTCAAGCCGCGGGCTACCTCAGCCTTGCCATCGTGGCGGACGGTCTCGACGGCCGATTCGCACGCATGATGGGTGCCGCCTCTCCGATGGGAAGGGAGCTTGATTCGCTCGCCGATATGGTGTCCTTCGGCGTGGCGCCCGTGATTCTCGTGTGGCGCTGGGCCTTCGCTGCGGAGCCCCATACGCTCGGCCGCCTGGGATGGCTGGTGGGGTTCATCTTCATGGCCGCCGCCGCCATTCGCCTGGCGCGTTTCAACGTGGACACGGTGGCGCGCAACTATTTCGTCGGAATGCCCGCTCCGGCCGCGGCAGCGGTTATCGCAAGCACCATCTACTACTACCCCAACCCCCTGGGGCGCTCGCTTGTCCAGGTGGCAGTACTCATCGCCCTCCTGGGGCTTGCAGCCTTGATGGTAAGCCAGATTCGCTTCGCGAGCCTCAAGGCGCTCGATTTACGGAGCCCTCGCTCGCACGCCTACATCTTCCCCATCACCCTCTTCCTGGTTTTTATTTTCTACAAGCCGCCTCTTGCACTGGTATTCTGCGCCTACGCCTATTTCGCCGGCAATCTGTTCGCCCATGTTCGGCGCATGCTTGGGGCGAAACGCAAAGCCGCACCCGAGGAGCATCCGGCGGCCTCCGGAGCAACCCCGTGACCGGGCGTTTTCTCTTCTGGTCGGCCGCACTTACGCTGGCTTTCTGTCTTCCGCACGTTGCGCAGGCCCAGGAGCTTTTTCCACCCGAAGATACATCCCTCGCTGATGTGCCCCCCGTCGAAAACATCCATCAGGCCATCTACTTTCTGAATGTGCAGCGAAGCATGGAGGAGGATTTCTTAAGAAATCTTTACGAACGCTACCAAGCAAAACGCGTGGAGGAGCAGGGCCTTTTCGACGAGCTCCGCGCACTTTACTATGACGTGGATTCGCTTCTTGCAAGCCGCGCCTCGCCTGAGCGCGAGGAGGGTCTTCGGGACGCGCTGGAGCGCCTCGACGCCCTGGAGGCCCATCTGGTGCAGCTCACGATCGAACTCAAGCGCCTGCGCGATCAGATGACCGAGGTGCGCAACCGCATGGCGCAATTTTCGCACAAGATTGCGGAACTCCTGGCTTCCGTTCCCGAAGAAGCAACCGACCTTACGGGCACATGGCTCGTGTCGCTTGAACCCCTCCAGTTGGTGGGTGAGATGCGCCTTTTTCAAAACGGCATTATGGTGAGCGGCACGTACCTTCTGAGCGGAGGCTGGCGCGGAAACGTTCGCGGCTACGTCGCCGGAGGGCAAGCCGTGCTGGAGCGATACGACGCCCAGCTCGGGCGAGCGGGGGAATTCGTCGCAGTGCTTTCCGATGACGGCAAATCGCTCGCGGGCCGATGGAGCAACTATGTTTTGAGCGAGGGCCCCAGCGTAGGCAGCTTCACGGCCAAGCGCTTGAAGCGATAACGCATGTCCAAGGCAAGCACCCGCATCGCCGTCCTCCTTTCGGGGCGAGGATCGAACTTTCTGGCCATCGCCCGCAAGGTGCTCGACGGAACCATTCCGGGAGAAATCGTTCTGGTGCTCAGCAACCGCAGCGACGCCGTGGGGCTGAAAAAGGCCGAGGACCTCGGCATCGACACCCTGTACCTCTCGCATCACGGCAAATCCCGAGAGGACTTTGACCGCGAAATGGTCGCAGCGCTCCGGGAGAGAAACGTGGAGTTGGTGTGCCTGGCGGGATTTATGCGCATCCTCTCGCCAATCTTCATCCGGGCGTTCCCCATGCGCGTCCTGAACATTCACCCGGCGCTGCTTCCGGCCTTTCGGGGCCTCGATGGCCAGCGACAGGCGTTCGAGGCGGGCGTCAAGGTCGCGGGCGCGACGGTGCACTTCGTCACGGAGGGCCTCGACGAGGGCCCCATCATTCTGCAAAAGGCCGTTCCCGTGCGTGAGGACGATACCGTCGAGACCCTCTCGCGCCGCATCCTCCGGCAGGAGCACAAGATTTATCCCGAAGCCGTTCGTCTCTTCTGCGAAGGCCGCATTGAGGTGCGCGGGCATAAAGTACATATTCGACAATAGGAAAAGACGCTTCTATACAGGGTGAGTTCCATGATGCAAGGACGGGCATTGTGTGTGCTGTGGCTGAGCCTCGCGGCGGCGGGCGGCCTCTGGGCGCAAGACGACGCGAAGGAGCAAGCTCGTTCCTCCGCTGACTGTCCTTCCGAGGCGCATGCCGATGAAAAGCACGTCGAAGGAACCCACGGCTGAGAGTGCAAGCATTTGCGGGCTCAGTTGAGCCGCGTCTTTCGCACCAACAGCTCGGCGTTCGACGAGGCCGGGGAGTTCGTTCTGGATACCGACGAAAAGTGGTGCGCGTTCTGGGACAAAGCGTACACCGACTTTCAAAACAAGCCTCCATGCCAGGGCCTCGGCGTGGATTTTTCCCATGAGACGGTCGTTGCCGTCTCGCTCGGAGAGCATAACGGCTGCTACGGCATCGAGATAGACCACATACACAGCACCGACGAGGAGGGTGTCTATGTGCTGGTCGTGAGCGAGCTCGAACGCAGCACCGATTGCCGTTGCGAAGAGGCTTTGGCGCATCCCGTGGACGCGGTAAAGATCGAAGGCGCGGTCACGGGGGTGTTCATTGAGCGCTCCGTCAAACAGGTGCCGTGCAACTGGGGCAAGTCTCCACTGGAGCGCCGGTCGCGCCGCCGGCGCGGGGCGCTTTTTTAAGCGCCGGGCCCCGCTTCGCGCAAGCCGCCCCGGCGCCGTCGTCAATGCCACTTCCTTATCCTTCACGCAACTGTCTGCGGTGCAGAAGGAAGCCGTCGAGTTGTTTGCCTGCGCGAAGCGGCCTTTGCTATACTCGGTGGTGAGCATGTTTTTCGGAACAACCGTTGTGTGCGTGCGGCGGGGGAGCGGTCTCGCCATGGCGAGCGACGGCCAGGTAAGCCACGGAAACACCATAATGAAGCACGCCGCGTCCAAGGTGCGCCGCATCTACCAGGACCGGGTGCTCGCGGGGTTTGCCGGCTCCGCCGCGGACGGCCTCGCCCTTTTCGGCAGGTTCGAGGCGAAGCTCGAGGAGTACAGCGGCAACCTGCGCCGCGCGGCCGTTGAGCTCGCCAAGGAATGGCGGACGGACAAATACCTGCGCCGCCTCGAAGCCCTCCTTGCGGTCGCCGACCGGGAGCAGAGTTTCCTTATTTCGGGCACGGGAGACCTTATCGAGCCGGACGATGGAATCGTAGCCATCGGCTCGGGCGGCCCCTACGCGCTGGCCGCGGCGCGCGCACTCGCCCGGCACACGGATCTCTCCGCGGAGGAAATCGCCGCCGAGGCGCTCAAGATTGCGGCGTCCATCTGCGTCCACACGAACGAGCACATCACGCTGGAGAAGCTCTGAACTCCCATGGCCATCGAGCTGCCCCAAAGCTCCGCGTTTCCGGGCTTGCCCGACAGGGAAGAGAAGGCCGCGCCGCCCCGCGCGGGCGACGACCTTCTTCCCCGCGAGACCGTCGAATACCTCGACCGCTTCATCGTGGGCCAGACCCAGGCGAAGCGGGCCGTGGCCAAGGCCCTCCGCGACCGCTGGCGCTACCGGCACATCCCGCCCGAGCTTCAGGAAGAGGTCCTGCCCAAGAACATTCTCATGATCGGGCCGACGGGATGCGGAAAAACCGAGATTTCCCGGCGCCTCGCGAAGCTGACGAGCTCGCCCTTCCTCAAGGTCGAAGCGTCCAAGTTCACCGAGGTGGGCTACGTGGGGCGCGACGTGGACTCCATGGTGCGGGACCTGGTGGAGGTCACGGTGGACATGATCAAGCAGGAAGAGAGCGCCAAGGTGCAAGCCAAGGCGCGCCACAACGCCGAGGGGCGCCTCCTGGATTTGCTTCTTCCCCGGCCGCCCCGGCGCCGCCCCGAGCCTTCGGGTTCGGAGACGTCCGGCGACGCCCCCCCGGACGATGCGGAGTCCTACGAGGAAACGCGGAAGAAACTCCGCGAGCGTCTGCGCGCGGGGCG
The DNA window shown above is from Acidobacteriota bacterium and carries:
- the thyX gene encoding FAD-dependent thymidylate synthase, translating into MRILKRCRVYLIARPQIVEEGLEAFLWDNDLRWPTPTDGVRDAERIVEAAGRCCYMSFGKKAGTKTNRRYIENILGRNEDGTFKAGPAHGSVVEHPCWTFIVTGAGRGFSHEQVRHRTGWAYSQLSTRYCDFEREEGEGTWEPGFALPPLAQLSEEARRAMEESLSRAQRDYVELLRLIEDDLKGSKAFQRELQKIPERERKRMLRKAARGAARDVLPVATEAILVMSANARALWNCIALRANEHAEAVIRDVYVQIAKIMEHEMPALFHGLRYKKLWDGSLAVEMPRDKL
- a CDS encoding tetratricopeptide repeat protein; its protein translation is MAAIDRKKIIQGAQKLVLKGKFESAAEEYEKLLAQQSKDETALNALGDVYSRLKKVPEAIKCYKKLGDIYLEKGFAVKALAVYKRVTKLDPSSIENNLRLADIQAQQGFVNEAKMQYVSVAEHCAEGGMKDKAIDVLKKVKTLDPGDHKVRLKLADLCGDRKRVEDAVREYLEVGKGMLSAGSFDGAIKVFKRGLVLDASNAKLLGALGEAYTGKGDFESAVGLFQELLKKNPKNAEVMVQLGLTYLRAKRVEEAEEILRKAHQQEPGRTGGLTELGRFYLNQGNPDQAFEVYRTAAEGLMEAGGELAEVARLMEGFTSSYSKNPHAFSLLATLYQKMGNTTHAVNAYDAQAQAHIALNEFDRAERVLQKLLEMEPDNAQHQERLRFVRSRSRKDAAPMEVGGEDLAAAQPKAVSAEAPASSQKSLDIETALASEDDMIMEFLTEADVFTKYGLIAKAIDKLQFAKTQFPRNIEVRTKLLAIYNEQGNRPKAVEECVELSKLFRDLGDDEAAEDILNDARDIDPNHPLLQGVEVAPPAEAKEKDKEEGEELDELDEAIEVEVEGLDDEEGVEELDDKEEAEGESFDTQSFEVEELAVEEAPTPQPAKREPTLDEALEEADFYLSQGFKDDALKLLKTLDEKYPAEPRVKNKLAKLVPSEAPPKPAAARKPAKAKPKAAPSAPGKKPAPPAKEAKKDVQPSIAEVMEELDALEGEGEEAGGEEFFDLAAEIQEEFTGAEGEKEQSKEELDELFSAFKQGVEKQVAKEDYETHYNLGIAYKEMGLVDEAIAEFQVAAKNPDQTRALECCSMLGVCFLDKGLPDIAAKWYRKGLDAKGLSEDDAMGLRYDLAIALEQGGNLEEAFRMYEEVYGLNTSYRDVARKIKELQRSVKGK
- a CDS encoding YdcH family protein — translated: MDNVREQLFHANPSFRRLHEEHQTCEARLDELKNRPRLTPAEQMEEKQIKKKKLFLKDRMAQMVLAYEQTGAVQENASKG
- a CDS encoding phosphatidylserine decarboxylase → MRLAKEAWPFVAVAAAGSFIGLALGLYSVGIPLALLAAAVAFFFRDPERRLPEDADTVVSPADGTVVEFVPKEGGTHQIGVFLAPWNVHVNRVPYNGSVSAVRYQSGKFLAAFRQDAGLRNERNRVELATPLGTMAVTQVAGWIARRIVCRLKEGDRVSRGERMGLIQFGSRVECELPPTVTPLVKEGDVVRGGETVIGRAKGGAP
- the pssA gene encoding CDP-diacylglycerol--serine O-phosphatidyltransferase, which encodes MKPRRRRFFRRRSLRPKEIYLLPTTFTLLNMLFGFSAIVAATHGRYFQAAGYLSLAIVADGLDGRFARMMGAASPMGRELDSLADMVSFGVAPVILVWRWAFAAEPHTLGRLGWLVGFIFMAAAAIRLARFNVDTVARNYFVGMPAPAAAAVIASTIYYYPNPLGRSLVQVAVLIALLGLAALMVSQIRFASLKALDLRSPRSHAYIFPITLFLVFIFYKPPLALVFCAYAYFAGNLFAHVRRMLGAKRKAAPEEHPAASGATP
- a CDS encoding phosphoribosylglycinamide formyltransferase — its product is MSKASTRIAVLLSGRGSNFLAIARKVLDGTIPGEIVLVLSNRSDAVGLKKAEDLGIDTLYLSHHGKSREDFDREMVAALRERNVELVCLAGFMRILSPIFIRAFPMRVLNIHPALLPAFRGLDGQRQAFEAGVKVAGATVHFVTEGLDEGPIILQKAVPVREDDTVETLSRRILRQEHKIYPEAVRLFCEGRIEVRGHKVHIRQ
- the hslV gene encoding ATP-dependent protease subunit HslV, with amino-acid sequence MFFGTTVVCVRRGSGLAMASDGQVSHGNTIMKHAASKVRRIYQDRVLAGFAGSAADGLALFGRFEAKLEEYSGNLRRAAVELAKEWRTDKYLRRLEALLAVADREQSFLISGTGDLIEPDDGIVAIGSGGPYALAAARALARHTDLSAEEIAAEALKIAASICVHTNEHITLEKL